One genomic region from Asterias amurensis chromosome 7, ASM3211899v1 encodes:
- the LOC139939915 gene encoding uncharacterized protein, with protein MAAPIEVNGDLATAAASGDLNFVRSLLAKGVDVNKKSNDGFTPLCNAAFWGYSDIVQYLLSQGADVNLSNSGTRWTACHCAAFQGHGRVIMKLMERKPELSLKDSKGRTSVDFASALETIWPFFAAEGCRRTPKADLIRLDIVQKVKDYDPSIPQDLAHFSRPGSAYAMRSQSLRGDSNQNKSYASQMGDVLAEEDEGIQNARNQDPSFNIWRS; from the exons atggcggcgcccataGAAGTGAACGGTGACTTGGCAACCGCTGCCGCAAGTGGAGACTTGAAT TTTGTAAGATCACTTCTAGCCAAAGGCGTCGATGTGAACAAGAAATCCAATGATGGCTTCACTCCTCTGTGCAATGCAGCTTTCTGGGGCTACAGTGATATTGTGCAATACCTTCTCAGTCAGGG AGCTGATGTCAACTTGAGCAACAGTGGAACAAGATGGACCGCCTGCCATTGCGCTGCATTTCAAGGTCATGGTCGAGTAATCATGAAACTCATGGAAAGAAAACCTGAACTCTCATTGAAGGACAGCAAAGGAAG GACGTCAGTTGATTTTGCATCAGCATTAGAGACCATCTGGCCATTCTTTGCAGCAGAAGGATGTAGGCGGACACCCAAAGCAGATCTTATCAGACTTGATATTGTTCAAAAG GTTAAAGACTATGACCCAAGCATTCCCCAGGATTTAGCTCATTTTTCCAGGCCAGGATCAGCGTATGCAATGAGGTCTCAATCTCTACGAGGAGACAGCAATCAAAACAAG AGTTATGCATCTCAGATGGGTGACGTACTGGCTGAGGAAGATGAGGGGATACAGAATGCCAGAAATCAAGATCCTTCTTTCAATATCTGGAGGAGTTGA
- the LOC139939914 gene encoding deformed epidermal autoregulatory factor 1 homolog, with protein MDNTEGCEVTEVSVGIAEAGNIDMHNVAEGLPNGADDTNYNSTADHSNENSADGHEGISNSSVSADEVFHPHPVGIITTVQGGRATRLVAIVQDSHAHLVDNVDGLKTPATPCTPGTPSGDKRQHYSWDELVNAPNGVLPVRCRNISAELHKSKLGSGGKGRCIRFQESWYTPSEFESYCGRGSSKDWKRSIRYGGRTLNCLIEEGILTPHAASCTCGACCDDESVETSQSSGPVRLFVPYKRRRRNESDSLPPTPTLKKKMKLKDDPEETRSMSLDSTASQLEVASANLVLSPMPPSTPKITGTSDLDQQHWWHLEEMANQLAQSVQQLKTMIEQAKAQSAASRDAAILNSKIMFDAEKKEALSQIRLEAQMQFSRALLEARAEKDSAVAQALAQARADKMEAVANAKTTHLIKACVNCGREALCECMGCQSVSYCSSFCQRKDWVTHQHSCGQGVLSATRICQDDNEEEGDGEESTTIEKDKDSDEQ; from the exons ATGGATAACACGGAAGGTTGCGAAGTAACTGAAGTATCCGTCGGTATTGCCGAAGCAGGCAACATCGATATGCACAACGTTGCCGAGGGGTTGCCGAATGGTGCCGACGATACAAACTATAATTCCACCGCAGACCACTCGAATGAAAACAGTGCTGATGGACACGAAGGAATCAGCAATTCTTCAGTATCTGCAGACGAAGTTTTTCATCCACACCCAGTTGGAATTATAACAACTGTACAGGGAGGGAGGGCAACTAGACTGGTTGCCATTGTGCAGGATTCTCATGCACATCTTGTAGATAATGTGGACGGACTGAAAACTCCGGCTACACCGTGCACTCCAGGGACTCCGTCCGGGGATAAACGTCAACATTACAGCTGGGATGAGTTGGTTAATGCGCCCAATGGAGTTCTGCCGGTGCGATGTCGAAATATCAGTGCCGAGCTACACAAATCAAAGCTTGGATCTG GGGGTAAGGGACGCTGCATCAGATTCCAAGAGAGTTGGTACACGCCATCGGAGTTTGAAAGTTACTGTGGTAGAGGAAGCAGCAAAGATTGGAAGAGGAGCATTCGCTATGGAGGCAGGACCTTAAATTGTTTGATAGAGGAGGGCATATTAACCCCTCACGCTGCGTCCTGTACATGTGGAGCCTGTTGTGATGACGAGTCAGTG gaGACATCCCAATCTTCTGGCCCAGTGCGACTCTTTGTGCCATATAAAAGACGCAGACGCAATGAGAGTGATAGCCTGCCACCAACGCCCACattgaagaagaagatgaaactCAAAGATG ACCCTGAAGAGACTCGTTCAATGAGTTTAGACAGCACTGCTAGTCAATTGGAGGTTGCTAGTGCTAACCTAGTGCTGAGCCCCATGCCTCCAAGCACACCCAAAATAACTGGTACTAGTGACCTTGATCAGCAACACTGGTGGCATCTAGAAGAG ATGGCCAATCAGCTTGCACAGagtgtacaacaactgaagaCAATGATCGAGCAGGCCAAGGCCCAATCAGCAGCCAGTAGagatgcagccatcttgaacagCAAGATCATGTTTGATGCTGAGAAAAAAGAA GCTCTATCACAGATACGCTTGGAAGCACAAATGCAGTTTTCTAGAGCGTTGTTAGAGGCGAGAGCAGAGAAGGATAGTGCTGTAGCCCAGGCTCTGGCTCAGGCTAGAGCAGATAAGATGGAAGCCGTAGCCAATGCAAAGACAACACATCTTATAAAG GCATGTGTGAACTGTGGGCGTGAAGCTCTATGTGAGTGCATGGGATGTCAGTCTGTGTCCTACTGTAGTAGTTTCTGTCAGAGGAAGGATTGGGTTACACATCAGCACAGCTGTGGGCAAGGAGTTCTCTCTGCCACCCGTATATGCCAAGATGACAACGAGGAAGAAGGAGATGGTGAAGAAAGTACGACGATTGAGAAGGACAAAGATTCAGACGAACAGTGA